DNA sequence from the Selenomonas timonae genome:
CTCGTTGGCATGGGATACATCCACGATCATCCCCAGCGCTTCCATGCGCTGTACAGCTCTGATGCCAAGCGGCGTCAGCCCTGCATCTGCATGGGGACTGCATGCGCCATTGGCAAACTCGTTGACCTCGTTCCACGTCAGCATTGCATGCCGAACGCCCCACGCATAGAGCACATCCAGGAAGTCGACCTGCCCGCGCAGACCGCTCAGCCCCTCCATGCCAAGGAGAATTGCCAGCTTTCCCTGCGCGCAGATGCGCTCAATATCCGCTGCACAGTATGCAGTCTCTGCGACATCCGCAGCCTCCCTCAGCTCCGCACAGGCAGAGGACATGATCTCAACCATACGCTCCGTCGGCGTATCCGTGTACGGCGGATCAATCCATACACAGCAGGTCATCGCTTGGATATTGCCCTCCTGCAGCTGCGCGCTGTGACAGCGGCGGATAACCGACTGCTCGCCCTGCTGTCTGCGCAGGGTGACATTGGTAAACAGATCTGAGTGCGCATCAAAGACGCTTATCTTTGTATTCATTCATTGCTCTCCCGCATCTATGCGCCCAAGATACTGCCGACAATAATGCCAAGATACGTTCCTATGACATAGCCGAGCGTACCGACCAGCATTGCGGGTCCTACGAGCTTGTTCCATCCCTGCGAGATCGCCATGCCTGCCGCCGTGGTCGGGCCGCCGATGTTCGCATTGGAAGCGATGATAATGTCCTCTAGGTCAAATTTGAGCAGCCTCCCGCCGATCAGGCAGAAGAGCATATTGACAACCACCATAATCAGGCAGAAGACGAAGAGCAGCGGTGCATTCGTCAGAATCTCCATAATGGAGGCAGGCACGCCGATGACAAAGAAGAACATATAGATGAAGAATGTACCGATTTCCTGCGCGCCGTTCATCGAGCTCGCCTGCTTCT
Encoded proteins:
- a CDS encoding dipeptidase, producing the protein MNTKISVFDAHSDLFTNVTLRRQQGEQSVIRRCHSAQLQEGNIQAMTCCVWIDPPYTDTPTERMVEIMSSACAELREAADVAETAYCAADIERICAQGKLAILLGMEGLSGLRGQVDFLDVLYAWGVRHAMLTWNEVNEFANGACSPHADAGLTPLGIRAVQRMEALGMIVDVSHANEQTFWDIYEHTEKPFIASHSNAYALCAHARNLKDDQIKSLAARGGVIGMNAWPEFIAAEQPSAERLADHVDYIAGLVGVDHIACGFDFCDYLPGDTLASFVHTEEMTADLTSAADVPHFLDVLKKRGYSAGDLEKIAHGNFMRIVSEIVG